Genomic window (Zonotrichia albicollis isolate bZonAlb1 chromosome 11, bZonAlb1.hap1, whole genome shotgun sequence):
gtccccatccctgtccccattcctgccccCATCGGGGTCCCCATCCCCgttcccattcctgtccccataGATGTCCCCATCCCCGTTCCCATTCCTGTCTCCAtaggtgtccccatccctgtccccattcctgtccccataggtgtccccatccccgtccccatccctgtccccgccGCCACCGCGCTCCGCGACGCGGGGACACCCTCGGGGCGCTCCCCGTGCGGTGCCACCCCCGCGGCGACAAAGGGCGGCTGTCCCGCCACCCCCGCGGCGACGAAGGGCGGCTGTCCCGCCGAGGCGAAGGCGAACGACGACACGGCCACCCCCGAGGCTGTCGCCTGCCGCCCGCGCGCCGCTTGTCGCCGCTGTCCCCCCGCGCCGCCGTCGCCCAGCGCTCCGTCCCGCCAGTTGGGCGGCACCTGGCCGAACCCGAAGGGATGTCGCGCTTGTCCCCGCACTGTCCCCGAGGCGGGCGCCTGGCGGCGGACGCtgcccgctgtccccgctgtccccgctgtccccgcggtGCCCGCCAGCCACAGGCGGCTGCCCGGGGGCCGCTCCTGCCCGGCGGGCACGAACTCGGCGCCGCTGTTGAGCAGGCTGTAGAGCCGCCCGTTGTTCTCCCACTGGATCAGCTGCCGCCACGGCTCCTGCGCcgccgccagcagcagcagcgcggcCCAGAGCGCCCCGCGCCGCCACAGCCCCGCCGCCATCGCCGCCCCACGGCCCCGAGTGGCtgcgccgctgctgctgctgctgctggcactgctggtggcACCGCTGGTGGCACCgctggtggtggtggcaccGCTGGTGGCGCCGCTGGTGGTGGCACCCCCGGCCGGGGCAGCGCCGCTCGGGCCCGTCCCGCTCAGAGCGCGCCGGGAGCGCCTCcgcctctgcctcctcctcctcctcctttccttctcctcctcctctttttccttctcctcctcctcttttcctttttttcctcctccttttcttccttctccttctctttctcctatttttccttctccttttccaagCCTTGGTCCCTCcacttccttctcctctcctcctccttttccttctcctcctcctctttttcctcctcctcctcctcctcctcctccttttccttctcctccttttccaagccttcctcccttctcctcctcctccgaccccgcctcctcctcttctttcccccccccctcctcctccttctccttttccaaactttcctccctctccctcctctttttctttctcctccttcttctcctttcccaaaccttcctcgtcctcctcctcttttcctcctctgccttttcctcttctttttccttctcccccctttccgagccttcctccctctccctctcccgcCTCCTCCTCCGGGAGGAATTCTGCTGGAATTCGCGGGATTCGCTCCAAGGCTTCGCTCCCGGAGCGGTTCCCGCACTCCGGAAGTGCATCCAGGCGGGGAAAAAAACTTGGAATTTCCACTTTTCCCCACTTTTTGTGACTCCCGGAgtgaattttgggtggaattcCTCGGTATTCAGTCCCTGGAAGCGCCTCTAGAGCGGGTCCTACCCTCCGGGAGAAGGCGGGAATTACATCCAGCCGGGATAAAAAAAGTGGAATTTCCCTTTTCCCGCTTTTTGAACCCTTCAAGGATCCCTTTTCCCGCCCGATTCCCACCATTTCCcgattttccctggaaaagccccttcccaaaggaaaaccctgcccaaaaatgggattttctcCCAGATTTTGTCTCTTCGGGGCCATTTGGAGTTTTCCTCCTGGATATTAAATCCTGAATTATGGCAGAGAACGCCTGGAATTAATCGGGAATTTGGCTGGAACCTCcttcttttttttggggggatgttgAATAGAAAACGGGATTGGAGGAGGGAATTCCCACATCCCAAATCTCGTGGCTGGTgggatcccaaacccctctgcaTCTCCCAGAAATTCCAGGGGTTTTCCCCTCTGGGAATGCCGGAGTTGATGGAGCCGGGCGGGATGGAACTCCGGGACAATTCCAAATTCCtaaacccaaaatcccagaccccaaataCCCAATTCTCAAATCCcaatccccaaaccccagatcccaaatccctgtttccaaaccccaaatcccag
Coding sequences:
- the LOXL1 gene encoding lysyl oxidase homolog 1 isoform X2; protein product: MAAGLWRRGALWAALLLLAAAQEPWRQLIQWENNGRLYSLLNSGAEFVPAGQERPPGSRLWLAGTAGTAGTAGTAGSVRRQAPASGTVRGQARHPFGFGQVPPNWRDGALGDGGAGGQRRQAARGRQATASGVAVSSFAFASAGQPPFVAAGVAGQPPFVAAGVAPHGERPEGVPASRSAVAAGTGMGTGMGTPMGTGMGTGMGTPMETGMGTGMGTSMGTGMGTGMGTPMGAGMGTGMGTGLGTPMGTGLGTGLGTGTGAAFPLQPRALPEGFGEEPPPFGAAGVPLDRRYSHSLYHDGGAEAQTGTGSMENLGFGAQFPPHEAQPPFRAPESFGVAHPEPFIPEIPQAVPDSQARLSVGSVYRPSFGARGLPDLVPDPNYVQASTYVQRAHLYSLRCAAEERCLASTAYAAEATDYDVRVLLRFPQRVKNQGTADFLPSQPRHRWQWHSCHQHYHSMAESPQCPLNVP